The Catenuloplanes niger genome includes a window with the following:
- a CDS encoding WGR domain-containing protein gives MPADTTYLELSEDSGSAHKFYEVTVDGTDLTIRYGRIGDHGQVKRSSFPTTDKARSEAAKKIGEKVRKGYAPAVAGGRQKRSVTRRQIVSTRSTAKAAPILWRYSSGSAAFGIFVDDDVCMVGNESGMITTLGHDASVQRQFRLPDGVKCIVADDGWIYAGCDDGNVYDLSGKIPRLAYAIDPGIDIYWLDIHDGVLGVSDARGGISAIDHEDEFLWQRPGRGTSAWMVRCDADALHHGHSAGVTSYDWRTGAELWHTGTGGPVLFGWQEPGKLYAGTARSQVVELGKNGTHHRTYQCDAAVFSCAASPDGRFVFAGDSASSVYCFAADGTRLWKLATGCGSAYSMQYHDERLYIVTTNGTLACIDASETAISAAMGGSVPQPVDVKVPPAMPTVAPSTTVETVHDLADAAGDVVVECVEDAGRLRIRVVSAGYDHNWQVQFPKGIREPGARYVVSGIREAARGGFYRAYGDIRRLR, from the coding sequence ATGCCGGCCGACACCACATACCTCGAGCTCTCCGAGGACTCCGGCAGTGCGCACAAGTTCTACGAGGTGACCGTCGACGGCACCGACCTGACCATCCGCTATGGACGCATCGGCGACCACGGGCAGGTGAAGCGGTCGTCGTTCCCGACCACGGACAAGGCGAGGTCCGAGGCCGCCAAGAAGATCGGGGAGAAGGTCCGGAAGGGGTACGCGCCGGCCGTCGCCGGCGGCCGGCAGAAGCGCTCGGTCACCCGCCGCCAGATCGTCAGCACCCGCTCCACCGCGAAGGCCGCGCCGATCCTCTGGCGTTACTCGTCGGGCAGCGCCGCGTTCGGCATCTTCGTCGACGACGACGTGTGCATGGTGGGCAACGAGAGCGGCATGATCACCACGCTCGGCCACGACGCCTCGGTGCAGCGCCAGTTCCGCCTGCCGGACGGCGTGAAGTGCATCGTGGCCGACGACGGCTGGATCTACGCGGGCTGCGACGACGGCAACGTCTACGACCTCTCCGGCAAGATCCCCCGCCTGGCGTACGCGATCGATCCCGGCATCGACATCTACTGGCTGGACATCCACGACGGCGTGCTCGGCGTCTCCGACGCGCGCGGCGGCATCTCCGCCATCGACCACGAGGACGAGTTCCTCTGGCAGCGTCCCGGCCGCGGCACCTCCGCCTGGATGGTCCGCTGCGACGCCGACGCCCTGCACCACGGCCACTCCGCGGGCGTGACCAGCTACGACTGGCGCACCGGCGCGGAGCTGTGGCACACCGGCACCGGCGGCCCGGTCCTGTTCGGCTGGCAGGAGCCCGGCAAGCTGTACGCGGGAACCGCCCGCAGCCAGGTCGTCGAGCTCGGCAAGAACGGCACCCACCACCGGACGTACCAGTGCGACGCCGCCGTCTTCTCCTGCGCCGCCTCCCCCGACGGCCGCTTCGTCTTCGCCGGTGACAGCGCCTCCTCCGTCTACTGCTTCGCCGCCGACGGCACCCGCCTGTGGAAGCTCGCCACCGGCTGCGGCTCCGCCTACTCCATGCAGTACCACGACGAGCGCCTCTACATCGTCACCACGAATGGCACCCTGGCCTGCATCGACGCCAGCGAGACCGCCATCTCGGCCGCGATGGGCGGCAGCGTCCCGCAGCCGGTCGACGTCAAGGTGCCACCGGCCATGCCCACGGTCGCCCCGTCCACCACCGTCGAGACCGTCCACGACCTCGCCGACGCCGCCGGCGACGTCGTCGTCGAGTGCGTCGAGGACGCCGGCCGCCTCCGCATCCGCGTCGTCTCCGCCGGCTACGACCACAACTGGCAGGTCCAGTTCCCCAAGGGCATCCGCGAGCCCGGCGCCCGCTACGTCGTCTCCGGCATCCGCGAGGCCGCCCGCGGCGGCTTCTACCGCGCCTACGGCGACATCCGCCGCCTCCGCTGA